In a single window of the Nodularia spumigena CCY9414 genome:
- a CDS encoding Rpn family recombination-promoting nuclease/putative transposase — translation MKTDSILYRLFKTFPGVFFELLGQSPIEAEAYEFLSVEVKQTAFRIDGAFLPKQPELDRPIHFTEFQFQPDPGLYSRLLTEIFMYLDKTEILNDWRGTVIWMSRRLDPGVPMRYWEFFDSQRVQVIYLDELRDLANQSIGLATLTLVLEPPEQASVKARILIERSRQVIDQQVSRKLVELIETIIVYKFPQKSQAEIQAMLGLGDLKQTRVYQEGLEDGERKGRVEGKLEGKLEGKFEGKLEGKLEAVPRLLKLGLTLEQVAEALELDVAEVIKAAR, via the coding sequence GTGAAAACTGATTCAATTCTCTATCGACTGTTTAAAACGTTTCCCGGTGTTTTCTTTGAACTGCTGGGTCAATCTCCAATTGAAGCGGAAGCCTATGAATTTTTATCAGTGGAAGTCAAACAAACGGCTTTTCGGATTGATGGAGCGTTTTTGCCGAAACAACCAGAATTAGACCGTCCGATTCATTTCACTGAATTTCAATTTCAACCTGATCCCGGACTTTATTCCCGTCTCCTCACGGAAATTTTTATGTATCTGGATAAAACGGAAATACTCAACGATTGGCGGGGAACTGTTATCTGGATGAGTCGCCGTCTCGACCCTGGTGTACCGATGCGCTACTGGGAGTTTTTTGATAGTCAACGAGTGCAAGTCATTTACCTAGATGAGTTGAGAGACTTGGCTAATCAGTCAATCGGTTTAGCAACTCTTACGTTGGTACTAGAACCACCAGAACAAGCCAGTGTAAAAGCGCGGATTTTAATTGAGAGGAGTAGACAAGTTATTGATCAACAGGTGAGTAGAAAATTAGTAGAATTAATAGAGACAATCATTGTTTATAAGTTTCCTCAAAAGAGTCAAGCGGAGATTCAGGCAATGTTAGGATTAGGCGATTTGAAACAAACAAGGGTTTACCAAGAAGGCTTGGAAGACGGAGAGCGTAAGGGGCGCGTTGAGGGTAAACTTGAGGGTAAACTTGAGGGTAAATTTGAAGGTAAACTTGAAGGTAAACTTGAAGCAGTACCTCGGTTATTGAAGTTGGGGTTAACTTTAGAGCAGGTAGCAGAAGCACTGGAATTAGACGTTGCAGAAGTTATAAAAGCTGCGCGATAA
- a CDS encoding helix-turn-helix transcriptional regulator → MNERKLKQGFRQIFGTTVFGYLHDHRMEQAKQMLAEQKLSVAEVAHAVGYSHLSHFASVLGATVYTKVEVNY, encoded by the coding sequence GTGAATGAACGAAAACTGAAGCAGGGTTTTCGGCAAATATTTGGGACTACAGTTTTTGGCTACCTGCATGATCATCGCATGGAACAAGCTAAACAAATGTTAGCAGAACAAAAATTGTCTGTTGCCGAAGTTGCCCATGCTGTGGGCTATTCTCACCTGAGTCACTTTGCATCTGTCTTAGGAGCTACTGTGTACACAAAAGTCGAAGTAAACTACTAG
- the iscB gene encoding RNA-guided endonuclease IscB — translation MSNFVLVLDTNKKPLTPIHPGDARFLLNQQKAAVFRRFPFTIILKEPKSEVPTQPIELKIDPGSKTTGFALVQNNKVIWGMELQHRGLAIKESLETRKGVRRGRRSRHTRYRQARFLNRTKPQGWLAPSLSHRVLTINTWVKRLCNFAPITDIVQELARFDLQQLENPEISGFEYQQGELQGYEVREYLLNKWNRKCAYCTAENVPLQVEHIKPKAKGGTNRISNLCLACEKCNIKKGTQDIEKFLAKKPELLKQILSQAKRPLKDASAVNSTRWALFNKLKETGLPITTGSGGLTKFNRTRLGLPKTHWIDAACVGKVETLKILTTKILTVKSTGHSCRRFCRINKFGFPCTEPKKIFTHVSTGDFVKATLHKDRKNITSGKYVSRVKTPTKNGCEIVINGFRVEFSTMKDITKVHCSDGYSYV, via the coding sequence ATGTCTAATTTTGTTCTAGTTCTTGATACCAACAAAAAACCACTTACTCCAATTCATCCAGGAGATGCACGTTTTTTATTAAATCAACAAAAAGCTGCTGTATTTAGAAGATTTCCATTTACCATAATTTTGAAAGAACCTAAATCTGAAGTTCCAACTCAACCGATTGAATTAAAAATAGATCCAGGGAGTAAAACTACAGGTTTTGCGTTAGTTCAAAATAATAAAGTCATCTGGGGTATGGAATTACAACACAGAGGTTTAGCTATTAAAGAAAGCCTAGAAACTCGAAAAGGAGTAAGGCGAGGAAGACGTTCTAGACATACTCGTTATCGTCAAGCTAGATTTCTTAACCGCACTAAACCTCAAGGTTGGTTAGCACCTTCTTTAAGCCATAGAGTTTTAACTATTAACACTTGGGTTAAAAGATTATGTAATTTTGCCCCAATAACTGACATAGTTCAAGAGCTTGCTAGGTTTGACCTACAGCAGCTAGAAAACCCGGAGATATCAGGCTTTGAGTATCAACAGGGAGAGTTACAAGGGTATGAAGTCCGTGAATATCTTTTGAATAAATGGAATAGAAAATGTGCATACTGTACTGCGGAAAATGTCCCTTTACAAGTTGAGCATATTAAACCAAAAGCCAAAGGAGGAACTAATAGAATTTCTAATTTGTGTCTAGCTTGTGAGAAATGCAATATCAAAAAAGGTACTCAAGATATTGAGAAGTTTTTAGCAAAAAAGCCTGAGTTGTTGAAGCAAATTTTATCCCAAGCCAAGCGTCCACTAAAAGATGCGTCTGCTGTAAATTCAACGAGATGGGCTTTATTTAATAAGTTAAAAGAAACTGGATTACCTATAACAACAGGTTCAGGAGGTTTAACTAAGTTTAATAGAACTCGTTTAGGATTGCCTAAAACTCATTGGATTGATGCTGCTTGTGTAGGAAAAGTTGAAACTCTCAAAATACTGACAACAAAAATTTTAACAGTAAAAAGCACGGGGCATAGTTGCAGAAGATTCTGTAGGATCAATAAATTTGGTTTTCCTTGCACTGAGCCTAAAAAAATATTCACTCATGTTTCTACAGGAGATTTTGTTAAGGCTACTTTGCACAAAGATCGTAAAAACATAACTTCTGGAAAGTATGTAAGTCGTGTTAAAACTCCCACAAAAAACGGATGTGAGATTGTTATCAATGGTTTTAGAGTTGAATTTTCAACAATGAAAGATATTACTAAGGTTCATTGTAGTGACGGGTATAGCTACGTTTGA
- the glgB gene encoding 1,4-alpha-glucan branching enzyme: protein MSMTTIVPEQVNRIVGNQHHDPFEILGSHYIEQNGKKVWAVRAYLPNASAAWVVLPEQRQEYPMQAVHDPHFFECLIEVAELTNYQLRIKEGEHERVTYDPYAFRSPNLTDFDLHLFSEGNHHRIYEKMGAHPTEIKGVKGVYFAVWAPNARNVSLLGDFNLWDGRKHQMRKGSTGVWELFIPEIGVGEHYKYEIKNFEGHIYEKTDPYGFQQEPRPKTASIVTDLSAYTWSDENWMEKRRHTDPLTQPISVYEVHLGSWLHASSSEPAKLPNGETEPVVVVSELKPGARFLTYRELADRLIPYVKELGYTHLELLPIAEHPFDGSWGYQVTGYYAPTSRFGSAEDFMYFVDKCHQNDIGVIVDWVPGHFPKDGHGLAFFDGSHLYEHSDPRKGEHKEWGTLVFNYNRHEVRNFLVANALFWFDKYHIDGIRVDAVASMLYLDYCREPGEWVTNQYGGRENLEAADFLRQVNHLLFSYFPGVLSIAEESTSWPMVSWPTYTGGLGFNLKWNMGWMHDMLDYFSMDPWFRQFHQNNITFSMWYNHSENFMLALSHDEVVHGKSNIIGKMPGDTWQKLANVRCLFSYMFAHPGKKTMFMSMEFGQWSEWNVWADLEWQLLQYEDHQQLKQFFQDINHLYRSEPALYTQDFAQDGFEWIDCSDNRHSVVSFVRYDKDSDDFVIVVCNFTPQPHSHYRIGVPQEGFYTELFNSDARPYGGSNMGNLGGKWTDNWSLHSRPYSLDLCLPPLGVLMLKLDKQKRA from the coding sequence ATGTCCATGACCACAATTGTCCCAGAACAGGTTAACCGTATAGTAGGGAATCAGCACCACGACCCCTTTGAAATACTAGGTTCTCATTACATAGAACAAAATGGCAAAAAAGTCTGGGCTGTGCGAGCCTACCTACCAAATGCCAGTGCCGCATGGGTAGTTCTGCCTGAACAACGTCAGGAATACCCAATGCAGGCAGTACATGATCCGCATTTTTTTGAATGCCTAATTGAAGTAGCAGAACTGACAAACTACCAATTACGGATTAAAGAAGGCGAACATGAGCGTGTCACTTATGACCCCTACGCCTTCCGTTCTCCCAATTTGACAGACTTTGACTTACATCTGTTTTCCGAAGGCAATCATCACCGGATATACGAGAAAATGGGAGCGCATCCCACAGAAATCAAGGGTGTGAAAGGCGTTTATTTTGCCGTTTGGGCCCCCAATGCTCGTAACGTTTCCCTGCTAGGAGATTTCAACCTCTGGGACGGACGTAAACACCAGATGCGAAAAGGTTCTACAGGGGTTTGGGAATTATTCATACCCGAAATCGGCGTGGGAGAGCATTACAAATATGAAATTAAAAATTTTGAAGGACATATTTACGAAAAAACCGATCCCTACGGTTTCCAGCAAGAACCCCGTCCGAAAACGGCATCCATTGTCACTGATTTAAGTGCTTACACTTGGTCTGACGAAAACTGGATGGAAAAACGTCGTCACACTGACCCCCTCACCCAACCGATTTCAGTCTACGAAGTACATTTAGGCTCTTGGTTACACGCATCTAGTTCAGAACCCGCTAAATTACCCAATGGCGAGACAGAACCTGTAGTTGTAGTTTCCGAACTCAAACCAGGCGCACGTTTCCTGACCTACAGAGAACTAGCAGACCGACTGATTCCCTATGTCAAAGAATTGGGATACACCCATTTAGAACTGCTACCTATTGCCGAACATCCCTTTGATGGTTCTTGGGGTTATCAAGTAACTGGGTACTATGCCCCTACTTCCCGGTTTGGCAGCGCTGAAGATTTCATGTATTTTGTTGACAAATGTCACCAAAATGATATAGGCGTAATTGTCGATTGGGTTCCCGGTCACTTTCCTAAAGATGGTCATGGTTTAGCCTTCTTCGATGGTAGTCACCTTTATGAACACTCCGACCCCCGCAAAGGCGAACATAAGGAATGGGGTACTCTAGTTTTCAACTACAATCGTCACGAAGTTAGAAATTTCTTAGTAGCAAATGCCCTCTTCTGGTTTGACAAATACCATATTGATGGAATTCGGGTTGATGCTGTCGCTTCGATGCTGTACCTTGACTATTGCCGTGAACCAGGAGAATGGGTAACTAACCAATATGGTGGCAGAGAAAACTTAGAAGCAGCAGATTTTCTGCGTCAGGTAAATCACCTTCTGTTCAGTTATTTTCCTGGTGTTCTCTCAATTGCGGAAGAATCCACTTCCTGGCCTATGGTATCTTGGCCTACCTACACAGGCGGATTAGGTTTTAACTTAAAGTGGAATATGGGCTGGATGCACGATATGCTGGACTATTTCAGCATGGACCCGTGGTTCCGCCAGTTCCATCAAAATAATATTACCTTTAGTATGTGGTACAACCACAGTGAAAACTTCATGCTGGCTTTGTCCCATGATGAAGTGGTACATGGTAAGAGCAATATCATTGGCAAAATGCCCGGTGATACATGGCAGAAGTTAGCGAATGTGCGTTGTTTATTTAGCTATATGTTCGCTCACCCAGGAAAGAAAACCATGTTTATGAGCATGGAGTTTGGACAATGGAGTGAGTGGAATGTCTGGGCTGACTTGGAGTGGCAATTATTACAGTATGAAGACCACCAACAATTAAAGCAGTTTTTCCAAGACATCAACCATCTTTACCGTTCTGAACCAGCTTTATATACCCAAGATTTTGCCCAGGATGGTTTTGAGTGGATTGATTGTAGCGACAACCGCCATAGTGTAGTTTCTTTTGTCCGTTATGACAAAGATTCTGATGATTTCGTCATCGTGGTTTGCAACTTCACACCCCAACCCCATTCTCACTACCGCATTGGTGTACCGCAAGAAGGATTTTATACCGAGTTGTTTAATAGTGATGCCCGTCCCTATGGCGGCAGTAATATGGGCAATTTAGGTGGTAAATGGACGGATAACTGGTCATTGCACAGTCGTCCTTATTCCCTAGATTTATGTCTGCCTCCTTTGGGTGTGTTAATGCTGAAGTTGGATAAGCAGAAGAGAGCATAA
- a CDS encoding glutathione S-transferase family protein, which produces MLLLQFSTSHYCRKARLGLGYKQINYKSENLTPGLHILRVKPLTGLKTLPVLLPQVVGQPDAIADSTAILKFLETYQTEPPLFLPDHEQQAEAWMLEDWLDESIGTATRFVYYQFRAGEGKQIDPSLLSQTVISVVRQQYGINQASVELAKNRLVTAFSELSIRWQRNDYLVGNRLSVADISAAALLSPLALIPQYRQGYPWLFERIVQIHQLCNEPLPPGL; this is translated from the coding sequence ATGTTGCTACTGCAATTTAGTACATCTCATTATTGTCGCAAAGCCCGTCTAGGGCTGGGCTATAAGCAAATTAATTATAAGAGTGAAAATCTGACTCCTGGCTTGCATATCCTGCGAGTTAAGCCCCTGACGGGTTTGAAGACTCTGCCTGTCTTGTTACCGCAAGTTGTAGGTCAACCGGATGCGATCGCTGATTCTACCGCAATTTTAAAATTTCTGGAAACTTACCAAACAGAACCACCGTTATTCTTACCTGACCATGAACAGCAGGCAGAAGCCTGGATGCTAGAAGATTGGTTAGATGAAAGCATCGGTACAGCCACGAGATTTGTATATTATCAGTTTCGCGCAGGGGAAGGTAAGCAAATAGACCCTTCACTACTTAGTCAGACCGTAATCTCAGTAGTGCGCCAACAATATGGCATCAACCAGGCTAGTGTAGAATTAGCTAAAAATAGACTGGTCACTGCGTTTTCAGAGTTATCTATTCGCTGGCAAAGAAATGATTACTTAGTAGGAAATAGGTTAAGTGTGGCAGACATTAGCGCAGCTGCCTTACTGAGTCCTTTAGCACTCATTCCCCAGTATCGTCAAGGATATCCTTGGTTATTTGAACGCATTGTCCAAATCCATCAATTGTGTAATGAACCATTACCGCCGGGATTGTGA